A stretch of the Coprobacillus cateniformis genome encodes the following:
- a CDS encoding formate/nitrite transporter family protein encodes MFSDIDVLCKLGHIKYNIMKTDPLRFFVRSFMAGAYLGVAAILSYTLGALLNDHTVVGKIAVAGTFGIGLVAIVYLGAELFTGNCFVSIMPVLKGELKFHQILPMWIVCYIGNMVGIALVCFLYIKSGAQEAIMIPYLQGVMESKLQFDVMELLIKGILCNFIVCIAAYSGVKIKDETARLIVIMVFVMAFVLPGFEHCIANGGIFTMGLTQLGNTVNWLTLPLHMLLSTLGNILGGSVLLAVPIYIMFKAPQSEIKK; translated from the coding sequence ATGTTTAGCGATATTGATGTATTATGTAAATTGGGACATATTAAATATAATATAATGAAAACTGATCCATTACGTTTCTTTGTGAGATCATTTATGGCAGGTGCTTATTTAGGTGTTGCAGCAATCTTATCTTATACTTTAGGTGCTTTACTTAATGATCATACAGTTGTTGGGAAGATTGCTGTTGCAGGGACATTTGGAATTGGTTTGGTAGCAATTGTTTATTTAGGTGCAGAACTTTTTACTGGAAATTGTTTTGTGAGCATTATGCCAGTTTTAAAAGGAGAATTAAAGTTTCATCAGATTCTTCCAATGTGGATTGTCTGCTATATTGGGAATATGGTAGGAATTGCTTTGGTTTGTTTCTTATATATCAAAAGTGGAGCACAGGAAGCAATCATGATTCCTTATTTACAAGGGGTTATGGAATCTAAACTTCAGTTTGATGTTATGGAATTATTGATTAAAGGGATCTTATGTAATTTTATAGTCTGTATTGCAGCTTATTCAGGTGTTAAAATCAAAGATGAAACAGCACGTTTAATTGTGATTATGGTGTTTGTCATGGCATTTGTATTACCAGGTTTTGAACACTGTATTGCTAATGGTGGAATTTTTACAATGGGACTAACTCAATTAGGAAATACAGTGAATTGGTTAACATTACCATTACATATGTTATTATCGACCTTAGGGAATATATTAGGTGGAAGTGTTTTATTGGCTGTTCCTATATATATCATGTTTAAAGCACCTCAGTCAGAAATAAAAAAATAA
- a CDS encoding DUF2798 domain-containing protein → MPKTKLQNFIFTSMMAFLMVYAMICYNIAIATGGMTNQVFIMAFQEMIVMWPIAIILELFVVEKIAQSLTFRLVDSQADHLFHITIILCSMIVCLMCPMMSFIATFLFKNAGIHFIAVWLQTTVINFPMALGWQIFFAGPLIRKIFRQIFVNE, encoded by the coding sequence ATGCCTAAGACAAAATTACAGAATTTTATATTTACATCGATGATGGCTTTTTTAATGGTTTATGCCATGATTTGCTATAATATCGCAATTGCTACAGGAGGGATGACAAATCAAGTCTTCATAATGGCTTTTCAGGAAATGATTGTGATGTGGCCAATAGCTATTATTTTAGAATTATTTGTTGTAGAGAAAATTGCACAGAGTTTAACGTTTAGATTGGTTGATTCACAAGCAGATCATTTATTCCATATAACAATTATACTTTGTTCAATGATTGTCTGTCTCATGTGTCCTATGATGAGTTTTATAGCCACATTTTTATTTAAGAATGCTGGAATACATTTCATAGCAGTGTGGCTACAAACAACAGTCATAAATTTTCCTATGGCATTAGGATGGCAAATCTTTTTTGCTGGTCCGTTAATTAGAAAAATCTTTAGACAAATCTTTGTAAATGAATAA
- a CDS encoding V0D/AC39 family V-type ATPase subunit: protein MSSFSSNAILAKARSMYSHRLTEQNYEELLKRRSINDLVAYLKSETAYSDILSDIKEINIHRGQLENLLNKEIFLRLNRLMRYASKKELEFYRLGVTELEIQLILTKARLIVSDYYTGYEIEVPDYLNKYASFDLYGLLAVNDYDSLLVLLRGTKYYDAFLKYKPDDDKPLDSNLLELELKHIYYKEYVDTVNKLFKGKKRKDLLTMINTSIELQNITKIYRLKKYFNATPEQIKETLFLEYSRIPRSVMSELIETKDASEFLKKLAESPYKLFVDDNEFVYIEYYTEKINYHLAKRFMRFSTDSALVYMTYKIVYQVEIDNLKHIIEGLRYGETPSQIESMLIY from the coding sequence ATGAGTTCTTTTTCATCAAATGCCATTCTTGCAAAAGCAAGGTCTATGTATTCACATAGATTAACTGAGCAAAATTATGAAGAACTACTAAAAAGAAGAAGTATTAATGATTTAGTCGCTTATCTAAAAAGTGAAACTGCTTATAGTGATATCTTATCTGATATAAAAGAAATCAATATTCATCGTGGGCAGTTAGAAAATTTATTAAATAAAGAAATATTTTTAAGGTTAAACCGATTAATGAGATATGCTTCTAAAAAGGAATTAGAATTCTATCGATTAGGTGTAACTGAATTAGAAATTCAATTAATTTTGACAAAAGCAAGATTAATTGTCTCTGATTACTACACAGGATATGAAATTGAAGTTCCTGATTATTTGAATAAGTATGCAAGTTTTGATTTGTATGGATTATTAGCGGTGAATGATTATGATAGTTTGTTGGTGCTCTTAAGAGGAACAAAGTATTATGATGCATTCTTAAAATATAAACCAGATGATGATAAACCATTGGATTCTAACTTATTAGAATTAGAATTAAAACATATTTATTATAAAGAGTATGTTGATACAGTCAATAAATTATTTAAAGGAAAAAAACGTAAAGATTTATTAACAATGATCAATACCTCTATAGAGTTACAGAATATTACAAAAATATATCGTTTAAAGAAATATTTCAATGCAACTCCAGAACAAATCAAAGAAACTCTTTTCTTAGAATATAGTCGTATTCCAAGAAGTGTTATGAGTGAATTGATTGAAACAAAAGATGCAAGTGAATTCTTAAAAAAACTTGCTGAATCACCGTATAAATTATTTGTAGATGATAATGAATTTGTTTACATTGAATATTATACAGAGAAGATTAATTATCATTTGGCTAAACGTTTTATGCGTTTTTCAACTGATAGTGCATTGGTTTATATGACGTATAAGATTGTATATCAAGTAGAAATAGATAATCTTAAGCATATAATTGAAGGTTTAAGATATGGAGAGACACCGAGTCAAATTGAATCGATGTTAATCTACTAG
- a CDS encoding V-type ATP synthase subunit I — protein MAIAKLKLLEIEFPAEQYDSVLMKLINLDGFHPEYASKFADSVQGLSVLNRENPYADLIARMEEARDGYHLDLKCQDVDNTRINIIQADTFFCNVLEQVTKIEKVKEDLQQMIEENEGTISQLEHMINAEVDFDTLFSCHYLQVRFGRIPTVNLDKLQYYGAQEFLFKTFHKGTKETYCMYMTTETKAPEIDNIFSSLYFERIHIPEFVHGTPEEALRVLKEEDETAKNYLVVLDGRIKDLFQQSIDEMNQIYSVSKKLNETYDAQKYVVVFGKNAAVYGFAEDKDAEKIKNEFETIEDVHVEIKPAMGDSRLTPPTKLKNNWFSRPFRMFVEMYGVPSYTDFDPTNLVAISYTFLFGMMFGDIGQGIVLSLIGYFFYKWKGMQLGAVGMRLGISSTIFGFVFGSIFGSEALFEHFMEPMFLPMESENTMTLLMAAIATGVILIIISIAFNIILNLKKKHWGDLLFSQNGIAGLVFYVSVLLLVANMLVGLNLPLGGPLYIGLLIAMPVIMIFLKEPLSYKLEGEKMFPHGFGAFFTEAFFELFEVMLTFIANTMSFLRVGGFVLSHAGMMMVVYTLAEMVAGGTAITLSYLLVVVIGNAFVMCLEGMIVGIQVLRLEFYEMFSRYYEGKGKPFISIKER, from the coding sequence ATGGCAATAGCAAAGTTGAAGCTATTAGAAATCGAATTTCCTGCCGAGCAATATGATTCGGTTTTAATGAAATTGATTAATTTGGATGGATTTCATCCTGAATATGCTTCGAAATTTGCTGATTCTGTGCAAGGATTATCGGTTTTAAATAGGGAAAACCCGTATGCTGATTTAATCGCGCGTATGGAAGAAGCGAGAGATGGATATCATTTAGATTTAAAATGTCAAGATGTTGACAATACAAGAATTAATATTATACAAGCAGATACATTTTTCTGTAATGTATTAGAACAAGTGACGAAGATTGAGAAAGTTAAAGAAGATCTTCAACAGATGATTGAAGAGAATGAGGGGACAATTTCTCAATTAGAGCATATGATTAATGCAGAAGTAGATTTTGATACTTTATTTAGCTGTCATTATTTACAAGTGAGATTTGGGCGTATTCCAACTGTTAACTTAGATAAACTTCAATACTATGGAGCACAAGAGTTTTTGTTTAAGACTTTCCACAAAGGAACAAAAGAAACTTATTGTATGTATATGACAACAGAAACAAAAGCACCAGAGATTGATAATATCTTCTCATCTTTATACTTTGAAAGAATTCATATTCCTGAGTTTGTTCATGGAACACCTGAAGAAGCTTTAAGAGTCTTAAAAGAAGAAGATGAAACAGCTAAGAATTATTTAGTTGTTTTAGATGGAAGAATTAAAGATTTATTTCAACAAAGTATTGATGAAATGAATCAAATTTATTCTGTTTCTAAGAAATTAAATGAAACATATGATGCTCAAAAATATGTCGTTGTCTTTGGTAAAAATGCAGCTGTTTATGGTTTTGCAGAAGACAAAGATGCTGAAAAAATAAAAAATGAATTTGAAACAATTGAAGATGTACATGTTGAAATCAAGCCAGCAATGGGAGATTCACGTTTGACACCACCTACAAAATTAAAGAACAACTGGTTCTCAAGACCATTTAGAATGTTTGTAGAAATGTATGGTGTTCCATCTTATACAGACTTTGACCCAACAAATTTAGTTGCTATCAGTTATACATTCTTATTTGGAATGATGTTTGGTGACATTGGTCAAGGAATTGTTTTATCGCTTATTGGATACTTCTTCTATAAATGGAAAGGTATGCAATTAGGGGCTGTAGGAATGCGTTTAGGTATTTCAAGTACTATATTTGGGTTTGTATTTGGTTCTATTTTTGGTAGTGAAGCATTATTTGAACATTTTATGGAACCAATGTTCTTACCAATGGAGTCTGAAAATACAATGACGCTATTGATGGCAGCCATTGCCACAGGAGTTATCTTAATTATTATTTCAATAGCTTTTAATATTATATTGAATTTAAAGAAAAAACATTGGGGAGATTTATTATTCTCTCAAAATGGTATTGCTGGACTTGTATTCTATGTTTCAGTCTTATTATTAGTTGCAAATATGTTAGTGGGATTAAATTTACCACTTGGTGGACCACTTTATATTGGACTTTTAATTGCAATGCCAGTCATTATGATTTTCTTAAAAGAACCATTATCTTACAAACTTGAAGGTGAAAAGATGTTCCCACATGGATTTGGAGCATTCTTTACAGAAGCATTCTTTGAATTGTTTGAAGTTATGTTAACATTTATTGCGAACACAATGTCGTTCTTACGTGTTGGTGGTTTCGTTTTATCACATGCTGGGATGATGATGGTTGTTTATACACTTGCTGAAATGGTTGCAGGTGGAACAGCAATTACATTGAGTTATTTATTGGTTGTTGTGATTGGGAATGCTTTCGTTATGTGTTTGGAAGGTATGATTGTGGGTATCCAAGTTTTACGTCTTGAATTCTACGAAATGTTCTCACGTTATTATGAAGGAAAAGGGAAACCTTTTATCTCTATTAAAGAAAGATAA
- a CDS encoding ATP synthase subunit C has translation MSILMFILPLVAVVLLSLPLVKMFTSKVSKESAKWRLLTHVGGFFGAVALTLCLSMSSAFAADAGMTGTLAQGLGFIAAALATGCSALGAGIAVAAAAPAAIGAFSENDNNFGKALIFVALGEGVAIYGLLISILIINAL, from the coding sequence ATGTCTATTTTAATGTTTATTTTACCATTAGTTGCAGTTGTTTTATTATCATTACCATTAGTTAAAATGTTTACTTCTAAAGTAAGCAAAGAAAGTGCGAAATGGCGTTTATTAACTCATGTTGGTGGGTTCTTCGGAGCTGTTGCTTTAACTTTATGTTTATCAATGAGTTCAGCATTCGCTGCTGATGCAGGTATGACTGGGACTTTGGCTCAAGGTTTAGGATTTATCGCTGCTGCATTAGCAACTGGATGTTCTGCATTAGGTGCTGGTATTGCCGTAGCTGCTGCTGCACCTGCAGCAATTGGAGCATTCTCTGAAAATGACAATAACTTCGGTAAAGCATTGATCTTCGTTGCCTTAGGTGAAGGGGTTGCTATTTACGGGTTATTAATTTCTATCTTAATTATCAACGCTTTATAA
- a CDS encoding V-type ATP synthase subunit F — protein sequence MKFFLISDNIDTLMGLRLVGIEGVVVHSRKDFLSVLQSKMKDETIAIILVTTKLVDMCPDIISEIKLKQQKPLITEIPDRHGNSKIGETIDGYVSEAIGVKL from the coding sequence ATGAAGTTTTTCTTAATCAGCGATAATATTGATACATTGATGGGACTAAGACTTGTTGGAATTGAAGGTGTTGTTGTTCACAGCAGAAAAGATTTTCTGAGTGTTCTTCAAAGTAAAATGAAGGATGAAACAATTGCAATTATTTTGGTCACAACAAAGTTAGTCGATATGTGTCCAGATATTATATCTGAAATTAAATTAAAACAACAGAAGCCATTAATTACTGAAATACCTGACCGTCATGGAAACTCTAAAATCGGAGAAACAATTGATGGTTATGTATCAGAAGCAATTGGTGTAAAATTATAG
- a CDS encoding V-type ATP synthase subunit E, protein MQNIDQVFLYMKDEIERQAKNEEKSILDEVKALEDEAYESMRAEAKRDADLKLKQEEEEMSSNASAEISESHIERTKKLIEKRDEYVKTIFAKAREELVAFTQSKEYASFMEEKIKKVAADFVGTNSIMFVASKDLSMEKALVKAFGSDIKVEASEDITIGGFIIENKESSLVVDETLDFALANQKEWFNKNSGLIIK, encoded by the coding sequence ATGCAAAATATTGATCAAGTATTTCTCTATATGAAAGATGAAATTGAAAGACAAGCTAAGAATGAAGAAAAATCTATTCTTGATGAAGTGAAAGCTCTTGAAGATGAAGCTTATGAATCTATGCGTGCTGAAGCAAAAAGAGATGCAGATTTAAAACTGAAACAAGAAGAAGAAGAAATGAGTTCTAATGCTTCGGCTGAAATTTCTGAAAGTCATATTGAAAGAACTAAAAAATTAATTGAAAAAAGAGATGAATATGTTAAAACTATTTTTGCAAAAGCAAGAGAAGAATTAGTTGCTTTTACTCAAAGTAAAGAATATGCATCTTTTATGGAAGAAAAGATTAAGAAAGTTGCTGCTGATTTTGTAGGAACAAACTCAATTATGTTTGTTGCTTCAAAAGATTTATCAATGGAGAAAGCTTTAGTAAAAGCTTTTGGATCTGATATTAAAGTAGAAGCAAGTGAAGATATTACTATTGGTGGATTTATTATTGAAAACAAAGAATCTTCTTTGGTTGTTGATGAAACTTTAGATTTTGCTTTGGCAAATCAAAAGGAATGGTTCAATAAAAATTCTGGATTAATCATTAAATAA
- a CDS encoding V-type ATP synthase subunit A, with translation MNENVIYSINGPVVTVKDTDAFSMLEMVYVGNARLIGEVISIKKEFTTIQVYETTTGLKPGEPVYPTGQPISVTLGPGILRNIFDGIERPLEEIAKESGSFIPTGSHVDPLDKNKLWDVTVVAKVGDQVQGGDVYATIPETDLIMHKCMVSPYTKGKVIEVAPSGQYKIDDVVMKIEDEEGKIIECTLTQKWPIKQSRPVAKRLPISMPLITGQRVIDTLFPIAKGGTAAIPGGFGTGKTMTQHQLAKWCDADIIVYVGCGERGNEMTQVLEEFRELIDPKSNKPLTDRTVLIANTSNMPVAAREASIYTGVTLAEYYRDMGYHVAIMADSTSRWAEALREISGRLEEMPAEEGFPAYLPSRLSQFYERAGYMNNLNGTKGSVTIIGAVSPQGADFSEPVTQNTKRFVRTFWALDKALAYARHYFAINWNQSYSEYIPDLERWFNKNVDPKFLRDRQELSSILAEETKLMEIVKLMGSDVLPDDQKLIIEVAKLVRVGYLQQNAFHPDDTYVPLEKQLKMMEVILYLYKRGKEVVNAGKPIRLIMETGIFDKVIKMKYDVPNNHLDLFDDYYKDIDEAVASID, from the coding sequence GTGAATGAAAATGTAATCTATTCAATCAATGGTCCCGTTGTTACAGTAAAAGATACTGATGCCTTTTCTATGTTAGAAATGGTCTATGTTGGAAATGCAAGATTGATTGGTGAAGTTATCTCAATCAAAAAAGAATTTACAACAATCCAAGTCTATGAAACGACAACAGGATTGAAACCAGGTGAACCTGTTTATCCAACAGGTCAACCTATTTCTGTAACTCTTGGGCCTGGTATTTTAAGAAATATTTTCGATGGGATTGAAAGACCCCTAGAAGAAATAGCAAAAGAATCTGGATCATTTATTCCTACAGGAAGTCATGTTGACCCACTTGATAAGAATAAATTATGGGATGTCACTGTGGTTGCTAAAGTTGGTGATCAAGTTCAAGGTGGAGATGTGTATGCAACTATTCCTGAAACAGATTTAATTATGCATAAATGTATGGTTTCGCCATATACAAAAGGTAAAGTTATTGAAGTTGCACCAAGTGGTCAATATAAAATTGATGATGTTGTGATGAAGATTGAAGATGAAGAAGGAAAGATTATTGAATGTACATTGACTCAAAAATGGCCAATCAAACAATCTAGACCAGTTGCCAAACGTCTTCCTATCTCAATGCCACTTATTACTGGACAACGTGTTATTGATACATTGTTCCCAATTGCTAAAGGTGGGACAGCAGCTATTCCTGGTGGATTTGGTACTGGAAAAACAATGACACAGCATCAGCTTGCTAAATGGTGTGATGCTGATATTATTGTTTATGTAGGTTGTGGAGAACGTGGAAATGAAATGACACAGGTTCTTGAAGAATTTAGAGAATTGATTGACCCTAAGTCAAATAAACCTTTAACAGACAGAACTGTCTTAATTGCAAACACTTCTAATATGCCAGTTGCAGCTCGTGAAGCTTCTATTTATACTGGAGTTACACTGGCTGAATATTACCGTGATATGGGTTACCATGTTGCGATTATGGCTGACTCAACTTCTCGTTGGGCAGAAGCATTACGTGAAATCTCTGGACGTTTGGAAGAAATGCCTGCTGAAGAAGGGTTCCCTGCATACTTGCCTTCACGTTTATCTCAATTCTATGAACGTGCTGGATATATGAACAATTTAAATGGAACAAAAGGTTCTGTTACAATTATCGGGGCAGTTTCTCCTCAGGGAGCTGACTTCTCTGAACCAGTTACTCAAAATACAAAACGTTTCGTTCGTACATTCTGGGCATTAGATAAAGCATTAGCTTATGCTCGTCACTATTTTGCAATTAACTGGAATCAAAGTTATAGTGAATATATTCCTGATTTGGAAAGATGGTTTAACAAAAATGTTGATCCTAAATTCTTAAGAGATCGTCAAGAATTATCTAGTATTCTTGCTGAAGAAACAAAATTAATGGAAATTGTTAAATTAATGGGATCTGATGTTTTACCTGATGATCAAAAATTAATTATTGAAGTTGCTAAATTAGTACGTGTTGGTTACTTACAACAAAATGCTTTCCATCCAGATGATACTTATGTACCATTAGAAAAACAATTAAAAATGATGGAAGTCATTCTTTATCTCTATAAACGTGGTAAAGAAGTTGTTAATGCTGGTAAACCAATTCGTTTGATTATGGAAACTGGTATCTTTGATAAAGTCATTAAAATGAAATATGATGTTCCAAATAATCATTTAGATTTATTTGATGATTATTATAAAGACATTGATGAAGCTGTTGCATCTATAGACTAA